In the genome of Rhodospirillales bacterium, one region contains:
- a CDS encoding MBL fold metallo-hydrolase produces the protein MTFWGVRGGLPSPGGETTEFGGNSPCVEIDCGDRIIVFDAGTGLRVLGQALMDRSPVQGDLLFSHTNFNRICGLPFFAAAFHPKNSFSFWCGHKPEEGSIKAVLTRLMTDPVFPVPIDIFNAELAFNDFEAGQSFDLVPGIEVVSIPVTCGLPGTAYRLQCGHRSLGYACALRPPGDLSHLIDFLLGCDLLILSLLCDDMKEADRIAIELAQRAEIGHVVITDHPPEASDSELFRREEAMQRQLSASSLAREGHVIDMPALN, from the coding sequence GTGACTTTCTGGGGTGTCAGGGGCGGCCTTCCCTCGCCGGGTGGCGAGACAACCGAGTTCGGCGGCAATTCCCCCTGTGTCGAGATCGACTGCGGCGACCGGATTATCGTATTCGACGCCGGAACCGGTCTGCGTGTGCTGGGTCAGGCCCTCATGGACCGCTCCCCGGTTCAGGGCGATCTGCTCTTCAGCCACACCAACTTCAACCGGATCTGCGGCCTGCCCTTCTTTGCTGCGGCCTTCCATCCGAAAAACAGCTTCTCGTTCTGGTGCGGCCACAAACCCGAGGAAGGCAGCATCAAGGCGGTTCTGACCCGTCTGATGACCGACCCCGTGTTTCCCGTCCCGATCGATATCTTCAATGCTGAGCTCGCGTTCAACGACTTCGAGGCCGGGCAGTCCTTCGACCTCGTTCCCGGTATTGAGGTTGTCTCCATTCCGGTGACCTGCGGGCTGCCGGGCACGGCCTACAGGCTGCAATGCGGCCATCGCTCGCTCGGCTACGCATGCGCCCTTCGACCACCCGGGGATCTGTCGCACCTCATCGACTTCCTGCTCGGGTGCGATCTCTTGATCCTGAGCCTTCTGTGCGATGACATGAAGGAGGCCGACCGGATTGCGATCGAACTGGCGCAGCGCGCCGAGATCGGTCACGTCGTCATCACAGACCATCCGCCGGAGGCCTCCGACAGCGAACTCTTCCGCAGGGAAGAAGCGATGCAGCGGCAGCTGTCCGCAAGCTCGCTGGCGCGGGAAGGCCACGTCATCGACATGCCGGCGCTGAACTGA